A genome region from Festucalex cinctus isolate MCC-2025b chromosome 17, RoL_Fcin_1.0, whole genome shotgun sequence includes the following:
- the LOC144005113 gene encoding sulfotransferase 2B1-like isoform X1 translates to MECRSHFRWPASLQEKTPEVPENKLPLAKTTAAEILFLQFVQFYTMTEADLYKVYKGVLLPTLIHPPQSLMRFETFTFRPDDILIVTYPKSGTTWMQEILPLIVSGGDPASVESLHNWDRVPWLEEARTCSLNLDDRPSPRMFTTHFLPRMMPPSFLEVKPKVIYVMRNPKDVFTSSFHYCAMASFLVDPGPQSEFLQKFLKGQVMFGSWFDHVKAWLNYKGRIFYICYEEMIKDLQDSVARISQFLGQSLDKDAIEKIAERCVFENMKKNNMSNYSAVPKEIMDTTKSEFLRKGIAGDWKNQMTQEEVEHFDAVYIDNMKDVDYKFAWD, encoded by the exons ATGGAATGTCGATCCCATTTCCGTTGGCCTGCCTCATTGCAAGAGAAGACACCGGAAGTACCCGAAAATAAATTGCCGTTGGCCAAAACGACAGCTGCTgagattttgtttttgcaatttgtgcagttttacacAATGACCGAGGCAGACTTGTACAAGGTGTATAAGGGGGTGTTGCTGCCCACTCTTATACACCCACCACAGAGTTTAATGCGCTTCGAGACGTTCACGTTTCGCCCAGATGACATTCTCATTGTAACGTACCCTAAGTCAG GTACAACCTGGATGCAGGAGATCCTCCCGTTGATTGTGAGCGGTGGCGATCCCGCTTCAGTGGAGAGCCTCCACAACTGGGATCGTGTTCCCTGGCTGGAGGAGGCTCGCACTTGCAGCCTCAATCTCGATGACAGGCCTTCGCCGCGCATGTTCACCACACATTTCCTTCCTCGTATGATGCCGCCATCTTTCTTGGAAGTTAAGCCCAAG GTGATCTATGTCATGAGGAACCCCAAAGAtgtattcacgtcatccttccATTATTGTGCGATGGCCTCCTTCCTGGTTGACCCCGGACCGCAGAGCGAGTTCCTCCAAAAGTTTCTCAAAGGACAAG ttatgtttgGCTCATGGTTTGATCACGTAAAGGCGTGGCTTAATTATAAAGGACGCATATTTTACATCTGCTACGAAGAAATGATAAAG GATCTTCAAGATTCTGTGGCCAGAATCTCTCAATTCCTGGGCCAATCATTGGACAAAGATGCGATTGAGAAGATCGCAGAGCGGTGTGTGTTCGAGAACATGAAAAAGAACAACATGTCCAACTACTCTGCAGTTCCCAAGGAAATCATGGACACCACAAAGTCGGAATTTCTCAGGAAAG GAATAGCTGGAGATTGGAAAAACCAGATGACACaagaggaagtggagcactttgatGCTGTTTACATAGACAACATGAAAGATGTGGATTATAAATTTGCATGGGATTAA
- the LOC144005113 gene encoding sulfotransferase 2B1-like isoform X2: MQEILPLIVSGGDPASVESLHNWDRVPWLEEARTCSLNLDDRPSPRMFTTHFLPRMMPPSFLEVKPKVIYVMRNPKDVFTSSFHYCAMASFLVDPGPQSEFLQKFLKGQVMFGSWFDHVKAWLNYKGRIFYICYEEMIKDLQDSVARISQFLGQSLDKDAIEKIAERCVFENMKKNNMSNYSAVPKEIMDTTKSEFLRKGIAGDWKNQMTQEEVEHFDAVYIDNMKDVDYKFAWD, encoded by the exons ATGCAGGAGATCCTCCCGTTGATTGTGAGCGGTGGCGATCCCGCTTCAGTGGAGAGCCTCCACAACTGGGATCGTGTTCCCTGGCTGGAGGAGGCTCGCACTTGCAGCCTCAATCTCGATGACAGGCCTTCGCCGCGCATGTTCACCACACATTTCCTTCCTCGTATGATGCCGCCATCTTTCTTGGAAGTTAAGCCCAAG GTGATCTATGTCATGAGGAACCCCAAAGAtgtattcacgtcatccttccATTATTGTGCGATGGCCTCCTTCCTGGTTGACCCCGGACCGCAGAGCGAGTTCCTCCAAAAGTTTCTCAAAGGACAAG ttatgtttgGCTCATGGTTTGATCACGTAAAGGCGTGGCTTAATTATAAAGGACGCATATTTTACATCTGCTACGAAGAAATGATAAAG GATCTTCAAGATTCTGTGGCCAGAATCTCTCAATTCCTGGGCCAATCATTGGACAAAGATGCGATTGAGAAGATCGCAGAGCGGTGTGTGTTCGAGAACATGAAAAAGAACAACATGTCCAACTACTCTGCAGTTCCCAAGGAAATCATGGACACCACAAAGTCGGAATTTCTCAGGAAAG GAATAGCTGGAGATTGGAAAAACCAGATGACACaagaggaagtggagcactttgatGCTGTTTACATAGACAACATGAAAGATGTGGATTATAAATTTGCATGGGATTAA